From the Anopheles funestus unplaced genomic scaffold, idAnoFuneDA-416_04 scaffold_21_ctg1, whole genome shotgun sequence genome, one window contains:
- the LOC125774291 gene encoding uncharacterized protein LOC125774291 — translation MDKKIKASQLKKRIAVEGLKTLERFRAEFVPEFASQIPEALEDLDRHKSGFFNSIEKLEELDENDASIEAYIHERSDFEDRHRKLKSFLRENQPKEEGTLNDTSGLASSTLAFFRPNASNLRLPKIELPTFDGDHTRWLSFRDRFIAMIDASAELPAIAKLQYLLSSLKGEAALPFEHTPLTSDNYPVTWAALLKRYDNSRLLIREYYRKLHHLPGVQLVCVDKLTHLVDEFTRFVNGLVKLKEPVDAWDTPLSNMLMMKLDRETLLAWEKHSVHFPRDKYKDVIAFVQDRIQILKSTNDFACEHIGNVRKVAGNHHQSVQKRSIANAAASNATLSSPPAHSQQLKCPLACTDAHLLRNCPIFIAKDVRQRS, via the coding sequence atggaCAAGAAAATCAAAGCTTCGCAACTCAAAAAGAGGATCGCAGTGGAAGGCCTCAAGACGCTGGAGCGGTTTCGAGCGGAGTTTGTGCCCGAATTTGCAAGCCAGATTCCAGAAGCGTTGGAGGATTTGGACAGGCACAAGTCAGGGTTTTTCAACTCGATTGAGAAACTCGAAGAGCTGGATGAAAACGACGCCAGCATCGAGGCATACATCCATGAGAGGAGTGATTTTGAGGACCGTCATCGGAAGCTTAAATCATTCCTACGGGAAAACCAACCGAAGGAAGAGGGTACGCTGAACGACACGTCGGGTTTGGCTTCCTCGACGCTTGCCTTTTTTCGGCCAAACGCTTCCAATCTACGTCTGCCAAAGATCGAGCTTCCAACGTTTGATGGAGACCATACAAGATGGCTTTCGTTCCGAGATCGGTTCATAGCCATGATCGACGCGTCTGCAGAACTTCCCGCCATCGCTAAGCTCCAGTACCTGCTTTCATCGCTAAAGGGAGAAGCAGCTTTACCCTTTGAGCACACCCCTTTAACATCCGACAACTATCCTGTTACGTGGGCGGCACTTCTGAAGCGGTACGATAATTCACGGTTGTTAATCCGTGAATACTATCGTAAATTGCACCATCTTCCGGGTGTGCAATTGGTGTGCGTCGACAAACTTACACATCTAGTGGACGAATTCACTCGCTTTGTCAACGGATTGGTGAAGCTGAAGGAACCGGTGGATGCATGGGACACGCCGCTTTCGAatatgctgatgatgaagctGGATCGTGAGACGCTGCTGGCTTGGGAAAAACATTCCGTGCATTTCCCAAGGGATAAGTACAAGGATGTGATCGCTTTTGTGCAGGATCGGATCCAGATCCTAAAATCAACGAATGATTTTGCATGTGAGCATATTGGTAATGTAAGAAAGGTGGCCGGCAATCATCATCAGTCAGTGCAAAAAAGGTCCATCGCAAATGCAGCTGCATCAAACGCGACACTTTCCTCACCCCCGGCTCATTCTCAGCAATTGAAGTGTCCCTTAGCGTGCACCGACGCTCATCTTCTACGCAACTGTCCGATATTCATCGCTAAGGATGTTCGGCAGCGATCGTGA